In one window of Porites lutea chromosome 8, jaPorLute2.1, whole genome shotgun sequence DNA:
- the LOC140946030 gene encoding solute carrier family 25 member 16-like isoform X2 produces the protein MDSRNQVPIIQTVVSGGLSTCCAKTAAAPLERLRILFQGQNRHYKNLGNGAMMVRTFPHGAVQFLSYEQYKQFLDSLCGKGALSHLLAGSLAGVTACSITYPLDTVRCRLAFQVADEKLYLGIRHTIKKISGSEGGYVALYRGFCAQCLAMIPMIGLSFLTFESMKKYLLSLNETLTRVNPTTGETVLSPTGSLVCGAAAGMISQTIAYPLDVAKRRMQLAGTTQNRQKFSCCLQTLKTVYTEDGVRRGLYRGLSINYLRVVPQVSVMFGVYELSRQLLTTA, from the exons ATGGACAGCAGAAATCAAGTACCGATTATTCAGACTGTTGTTTCTGGAGGT CTGTCAACATGTTGTGCAAAGACGGCTGCAGCTCCATTAGAAAGACTGAGGATTCTGTTCCAAGGCCAGAATCGACACTACAAAAACCTTG GAAATGGTGCTATGATGGTCAGAACATTTCCTCATGGAGCAGTTCAGTTCTTATCATACGAGCAGTATAAGCAGTTCCTGGATTCGCTGTGTGGGAAAGGAGCTTTGAGCCACTTGTTAGCTGGATCTCTTGCAG GTGTTACAGCTTGTTCAATCACTTATCCCCTGGACACTGTCCGCTGTCGACTGGCATTCCAAGTAGCAGATGAGAAGTTGTATTTAGGAATTCGCCACACAATCAAGAAAATTTCAGGTTCTGAGGGAGGCTATGTAGCCCTTTACCGAGGCTTCTGTGCGCAATGTTTGGCAATGATCCCCATGATAG GTCTAAGCTTTTTAACATTTGAGAGTATGAAAAAATATCTGCTTTCCTTGAATGAAACATTAACAAGAGTAAACCCAACAACAGGAGAAACAGTTCTTTCTCCTACTGGGAGTTTAGTCTGCGGTGCTGCAGCAGGAATGATTTCACAGACAATAGC GTATCCTCTTGATGTTGCCAAGCGAAGAATGCAGCTCGCTGGAACAACAcaaaatcgccaaaaatttaG TTGTTGCCTCCAAACTTTGAAGACAGTATACACAGAAGATGGTGTCAGGAGAGGTCTTTACAGAGGGTTGTCAATCAACTACTTGAGAGTTGTGCCACAAGTATCTGTCATGTTTGGGGTGTACGAGCTCTCAAGACAGCTTCTTACAACTGCTTAG
- the LOC140946030 gene encoding solute carrier family 25 member 16-like isoform X1, translated as MDSRNQVPIIQTVVSGGLSTCCAKTAAAPLERLRILFQGQNRHYKNLGLISGLKEIFHQEGVIGFFRGNGAMMVRTFPHGAVQFLSYEQYKQFLDSLCGKGALSHLLAGSLAGVTACSITYPLDTVRCRLAFQVADEKLYLGIRHTIKKISGSEGGYVALYRGFCAQCLAMIPMIGLSFLTFESMKKYLLSLNETLTRVNPTTGETVLSPTGSLVCGAAAGMISQTIAYPLDVAKRRMQLAGTTQNRQKFSCCLQTLKTVYTEDGVRRGLYRGLSINYLRVVPQVSVMFGVYELSRQLLTTA; from the exons ATGGACAGCAGAAATCAAGTACCGATTATTCAGACTGTTGTTTCTGGAGGT CTGTCAACATGTTGTGCAAAGACGGCTGCAGCTCCATTAGAAAGACTGAGGATTCTGTTCCAAGGCCAGAATCGACACTACAAAAACCTTG GATTAATATCAGGATTAAAGGAAATTTTTCACCAAGAGGGTGTTATAGGATTCTTCAGAG GAAATGGTGCTATGATGGTCAGAACATTTCCTCATGGAGCAGTTCAGTTCTTATCATACGAGCAGTATAAGCAGTTCCTGGATTCGCTGTGTGGGAAAGGAGCTTTGAGCCACTTGTTAGCTGGATCTCTTGCAG GTGTTACAGCTTGTTCAATCACTTATCCCCTGGACACTGTCCGCTGTCGACTGGCATTCCAAGTAGCAGATGAGAAGTTGTATTTAGGAATTCGCCACACAATCAAGAAAATTTCAGGTTCTGAGGGAGGCTATGTAGCCCTTTACCGAGGCTTCTGTGCGCAATGTTTGGCAATGATCCCCATGATAG GTCTAAGCTTTTTAACATTTGAGAGTATGAAAAAATATCTGCTTTCCTTGAATGAAACATTAACAAGAGTAAACCCAACAACAGGAGAAACAGTTCTTTCTCCTACTGGGAGTTTAGTCTGCGGTGCTGCAGCAGGAATGATTTCACAGACAATAGC GTATCCTCTTGATGTTGCCAAGCGAAGAATGCAGCTCGCTGGAACAACAcaaaatcgccaaaaatttaG TTGTTGCCTCCAAACTTTGAAGACAGTATACACAGAAGATGGTGTCAGGAGAGGTCTTTACAGAGGGTTGTCAATCAACTACTTGAGAGTTGTGCCACAAGTATCTGTCATGTTTGGGGTGTACGAGCTCTCAAGACAGCTTCTTACAACTGCTTAG
- the LOC140946029 gene encoding alcohol dehydrogenase class-3-like, with protein MSDTTGKPISCRAAVAWEAGKPLTIETVEVAPPKAGEVRIKIIATGVCHTDSYTLSGNDSEGKFPVILGHEGGGTVESVGEGVKRVKPGDHVIPLYIPQCGECKFCKSPKTNLCSTIRSTQGQGVMPDGTSRFTCKGQTVYHFMGTSTFSEYTVVAEISVCKVDDNAPLEKVCLLGCGISTGYGAALNTAKVEAGSTTAVWGLGAVGLATVMGCKTAGASRIIGIDINPDKFPVAKEFGCTEFVNPKDHEKPIQQVLIEMTDGGLDYTFECIGNVKTMRAALEACHKGWGTSVIIGVAGAGQEISTRPFQLVTGRVWKGTAFGGWKSCDSVPKLVEDYLAGKLKVDEFITHTMPLDKINEAFDLMHAGKSIRAVVNF; from the exons ATGTCTGATACAACAGGAAAG CCAATATCCTGCCGTGCGGCAGTAGCCTGGGAGGCTGGTAAACCACTTACGATAGAAACAGTTGAAGTGGCACCACCCAAAGCTGGTGAGGTACGCATCAAGATTATCGCTACTGGTGTCTGTCACACAGACAGTTACACCCTTAGCGGCAATGACTCTGAGGGAAAGTTTCCTGTTATTCTTGGACATGAAGGAGGTGGCACTGTTGAAAGTGTAGGAGAAGGAGTAAAAAGAGTTAAACCTG GTGACCATGTTATTCCACTTTATATCCCTCAATGTGGAGAATGCAAGTTTTGTAAAAGCCCCAAGACTAACCTTTGCAGTACAATAAG ATCAACTCAAGGTCAAGGAGTAATGCCTGATGGAACTTCACGATTCACATGCAAGGGTCaaactgtgtatcattttaTGGGTACAAGCACATTCAGTGAGTACACTGTTGTTGCTGAGATTTCAGTTTGCAAG GTCGATGATAATGCACCACTTGAAAAAGTTTGTCTTCTTGGTTGTGGTATTTCGACTGGATATGGTGCAGCACTTAACACAGCGAAG GTAGAGGCTGGTTCTACGACTGCTGTTTGGGGACTGGGAGCTGTTGGACTAGCGACAGTAATGGGCTGTAAGACTGCTGGGGCCTCAAGGATTATTGGGATAGATATCAACCCTGATAAATTCCCTGTGG CTAAAGAATTTGGCTGTACAGAATTTGTCAATCCAAAGGACCATGAAAAACCCATTCAGCAG GTCCTTATAGAAATGACAGATGGAGGCCTGGACTATACATTTGAGTGCATTGGAAATGTCAAAACAATG CGTGCTGCTTTGGAAGCCTGTCACAAAGGATGGGGAACATCTGTCATTATTGGAGTTGCTGGAGCAGGGCAGGAGATATCCACAAGGCCTTTCCAACTTGTGACTGGAAGAGTCTGGAAAGGAACTGCATTTGGAG GTTGGAAGAGTTGCGACAGCGTTCCCAAACTCGTGGAAGATTACTTGGCAGGCAAACTTAAGGTGGATGAGTTTATCACTCACACGATGCCACTGGATAAAATTAATGAAGCTTTTGATCTCATGCATGCTGGAAAAAG CATTCGAGCCGTTGTTAACTTCTAA